The Cryptosporangium minutisporangium region CGGCCTCGCCACCGGCCTGGCGATCATGGGCTTCGGCGGTGGGGCGCTGATCGCCAGCCCGCTCTCCCGCCAGCTGCTTTCGTTCTACGACCCCGGCTACGACCCGTCGGTCGCGTCGTCGATCGCCGACGGGCGCGCGCTGGTGCTGCTCTTCGTGACGCTCGGCATCGGCTACTTCGCGATCATGATGTTCGGGGTGTTCAACGTCCGGGTGCCCCCGGAGGGCTGGCGGCCGCACGGGTTCGACCCGGCGACGGTCGCCGCGAAGCCGCTGGTGACCACCGCGAGCGTGTCGGCCGCGAACGCGATCAAGACCCGGTCGTTCTGGCTGCTGTGGATCGTGCTGTTCTGCAACGTCACGGCCGGGATCGGCATCCTGGAGCAGGCCAGCCCGATGATCCAGGACTTCTTCCGGGACGGGGACACCTCCGCGGTCGGCGTCTCCGCGGCCGCTGGGTTCGTCGGCGTCCTGTCGCTCTTCAACATGGCGGGCCGCTTCGTCTGGTCGTCCACCTCCGACGTCGTCGGGCGCCGCAACATCTACCTGATGTACCTGGGCGTCGGCATGGTTCTGTACGCGTTGCTGGCGTCGGTCGGGGACAGCGCGACCTGGCTGTTCGTGCTGCTCGCCGGCCTCATTCTCTCGTTCTACGGCGGCGGCTTCGCGACCGTGCCCGCGTACCTGCGTGACTTGTTCGGCACCTACCAGGTGGGCGCGATCCACGGCCGGTTGCTCACCGCGTGGTCGGCGGCGGGCGTCGCCGGTCCGCTGATCGTCAACGGCTTCCTGGACGCCCAGGGCGAGCCGGGTTCGCTCACGTCGTCGGCGTACCGGCCGGCGCTGTTCACGATGGTGGCCGTCCTCGCCGTCGGCTTCGTCGCCAACCTGCTGATCCGGCCGGTGCCCGAGCGGTACCACGAGGAGGAAGCCCCGCCCGAGCCGACGGCGGAGGCCCGAACCGAACCGGCGACGAAGGAGGCCACCACATGAACAAGCAAACGCAGACGATCCGCCTGGTGATCTCCTGGGCGCTGGTGACCGTGCTGCTGGGCTACGGAGTCATTCAGACCCTCATCACCGCCGCGAAACTGTTCCAGTAGGGCACGCACAGAATCGGTCTCCTCCCGCGTCTTACTGGGGACACGGGAGGAGATGCGTGCCGATGCAATCCGACGGGGAGTCGTTCGACTCCTACGTGGCCGCCGACGGCGCCGCGCTGATGAGGTTCGCGTACGCCCTGACCGGCGACCATCACCTCGCCGAGGACCTGGTGCAGGAGGGGCTGGTCAAGGCGCATCGACGCTGGCCCCGCATCGACCAGCCGAGCGCCTACGTCCGCAAGGCGGTGCTGCGGCACTACCTGTCCTGGCGGCGGAGACGGTCGTCCAGCGAGGTCCCGGCGATGGACGCCGTCGGGCGGGAACCCGCGGCGGGCGACCACGCGGACGTGCTGGCCGACCGCCACGCGCTCGGCGCGCTGCTGGCGACGCTGCCCCGGCGGCAGCACGCCGTGCTGTTCCTCCGGTTCTACGAGGACCTGGACGACGCCGCGATCGGTGAGCTGCTCGGCTGCTCACCGGTCACCGTCCGCGGCCACGCGAGTCGCGGGCTGGCCCGGTTACGTGCCTCCGCCCAGGCGAACAACGTCCACACGGGGAGGCCGTCGTGAACGATCTGGACACCGCACTCCGCACGTTCTACGCCGACCGCGCCGCGGACGCACGGTCGCCGCAGGGCCTCCTCGACGCCGTACACCGCCGCGGCCGCGAGCTCCGCCGACGCCGAATGCTCACCGGTGTGGCCGCGGTGCTCGTGCTGGTGGTGCTCGGTGGGTCCTCCGCGGTCGCGCTGGTCGGCAGGGACGACGCGCCCCAGCGGCTGCAGGTCGCGACGCCGGCAGGCAGCAGCTCCACCGCACCGCCCTGCCCGATCGACGTCGGCTGGCTCCCGGAAGGCTTCCCGAAGTCGACGGTCCGGATGCTCGGTGCGGACGCCTGGGCGCTGGACACCCGGCGGGAGCAAGGGCTGGCCGCACTGCAGGTGCAGGTCATGGCCGCGCGCCCGCAGGAGCGCGACGGACCGGGCACGCTCTCCCAGGTCGACCTGAACGGCCGGTCCGGATCCCTGTACTGGGTGCCGGCCCACCCCGCGGGCGAGCCGAAGTGGGGCAACGAGCCGCCGGAGGCCGAGGGCCCGTACGCCGAGCTGATCTTCGAGCGGAAGGCCGGCCAGTGGATCCGAATCATCGTGCAGAACTCGGCCGGTGACGTGGACCTCGGCATCACCCAGCAGGACCTGAAGCGCATCGCCACCAGCCTGGTCGACCGTCCGCGGCTGGTGGCGGACGCGATCCGTCTCGGGCTGCTGCCCGGCGACGTCGTCTGGGGTCAGGTCGCCAACGACGAACACCGGACCATGGCCGGCTTCGTCGACGCCGACGCGCCCGCCCAGCCGGTCAGCCAGCAGGAGCAGCCCAACGGGCACAACGCATCCGCGGACACCCAGGTCGACGTGACCGTCTACTCCGCGGACGCTCCGGAGATCATGTTCTTCTACCGGCCGCGGACCCGCGAGGAGGGCCTCGAGTTCCGTCGGACCCACAAGGCCCCCCCGGTCCCCGTCGACGGGTGGGTGCTGCGCAACGAGGGCCGGACGAGCCTCGCCGTACCTCTCCGCGGCAACCCGAGATTCGTCGTGGTGGTCAGCGCCAAAGACGGTTTCGTCATGCCGGTCGACGAGATGCGAAAGGTAGCCGCCAGCGTCGAACTCGGCCCCGCCGCAGCGGTCCGCCCACCACCCTGACCGCCCGAGGAGGCGTTGCACGGAAATCGTCCCTGTGAGGGACGCCTCCGAGCAACGCCTCCTCGCGGGAGTCAGCCGCGGCGGGCCGCGCGGTAGCGGCGGATGAGCGCGTTCGTGGACGCGTCGTGGCTCAGCTCCGGCTCGGTGTCGGACTCCAGCTCCGGCACGATCCGCTGCGCCAGCGCCTTACCCAGCTCGACGCCCCACTGGTCGAACGAGTTGATCTGCCAGATCGCGCCCTGCACGAACACCTTGTGCTCGTAGAGCGCCACCAGCGCGCCGAGCGTCCGCGGCGTGAGCTTCTCGACCACCAGCGTCGTCGACGGGTGGTTGCCGGGGAACGTCCGGTGCGGGACGAGCTCGGCTCCGATGCCCTCGGCGGCCACCTGCTCGGCGGTCTTGCCGAACGCCAGCGCCTCGGCCTGCGCGAGCACGTTCGCGGTCAGCAGGTCGTGCTGGTTGCCGACCTCGTGCGCGGGGTGCAGGAACGCGATGAAGTCCACCGGGATCAGCGTCGTGCCCTGGTGGATCAGCTGGTAGTAGGCGTGCTGACCGTTCGTGCCCGGCGTCCCCCAGACCACCGGCCCGGTCTCGTACCCGACCGGGCTGCCGTCCCGGCGAACCCGCTTGCCGTTGGACTCCATGTCCAGCTGCTGCAGGTAGTCGGTGAAGCGGGACAGGTAGTGCGCGTACGGCAGCACCGCGTGGCTCTGCGCGTCGAAGAACTCGCGGTACCAGATGCCGAGCACCGCCAGGATTGCCGGCAGGTTCTGCTCCAGCGGGGCCGACGCGAAGTGCTCGTCGACCGCCCGCATGCCGGCCAGCAGCTCGCGGAATCCATCCGGCCCGATCGCGACCATCAGCGAGAGCCCGATCGCGGAGTCGAACGAGTACCGGCCGCCGACCCAGTCCCAGAACCCGAACGTGTTCGCCGGGTCGATGCCGAACTTCTCGACCTCGGAGAGGTTCGTCGAGACCGCGACGAAGTGCTTGGCGACGTCCGCCTCGTCGCCGAGCTGCCCGACCAGCCAGTCGCGGGCCGCGCGGGCGTTGGTCATCGTCTCCAGCGTCGTGAACGTCTTCGAGGCGACGATGAACAGCGTCTGCTCGGCGTCCAGGCCGACGAGGTTGGCGGCGAGGTCGTCGCCGTCGACGTTGGAGACGAACCGGCAGGCGATCTCCGGGTGGGAGTACGGCTTGAGCGCCTCGTACGCCATCCGCGGGCCGAGGTCGGAGCCGCCGATGCCGATGTTGACGACCGTCCGGATCCGCCGCCCGGTGGAGCCGACCCACTCGCCTCTGCGGACCCGGTCGGAGAAGCCCGCCATCCGGTCGAGGACCTCGTGCACCTGCGGGACGACGTTCTGTCCGTCCACGGTGATCTCGGCGTCGCGCGGAGCCCGGAGTGCGGTGTGCAGTACTGCGCGGTCCTCAGTGGTGTTGATCTTCTCGCCGCGCAGCATCGCGTCCCGGTGCCCTTCGACGTCCGCGGCCCGGGCGAGCGCGAAGAGCGACTCGAGCGCCGCAGCGTCGACGCGGTGCTTGGAATAATCGGCGACCAGCCCCGCGGCCTCGACGGTCAGCCGGTCCGCGCGGTCGGCCTCGGCGGCGAACAGGTCCCGCAGGTGGGTGTCGCGGAGCCGGTCGGCGTGCTCCCGGACCGCGGCCCACTCGGGCGTCGCATCGATCTCGACCGTCTTCGGGGACATGGCCCGTCCTCCCAGTATCAGCATCGTCCGGACTACGTCAGTGCCCGTTTGAACGTATCCGACACGGGTGGCCGGGCCGTGAACGCCTCACCGAACTCCGGTGTGCTGCTCGAACGTCACCGCGGAGCGGCGGGCCTGTGCGGCCAGCGCGGCGTGGATCAGCGCGGGCGCGTCCGGTCGTCCGTGCAGCCAGCCCTGATTCTCGTCGCAGCCGTGGCGCGCCAGGACGTCGGCCTGGTAGCGGTGCTCGACGCCCTCGGCGACGGTGGTCAGTCCGAGGGCGTGCGCCAGCCCAGTGATCGCCGCGATCAGCGGTGCGCCTGCGTCGTGCGGCCCGATCGAGGCGGTGAACGACCGGTCGATCTTCAGGATGTCCGCCGGGAGGTGGTGGAGCCGGCTCAGCGACGAGTAGCCGGTGCCGAAGTCGTCGATCGCGATCCGGACACCGTCCGCGCGGAGCCGCCGCAGGGCGTCCAGTGCGACCGGCGAGTCGGCCTCCATCGTGCTCTCGGTGACCTCCAGCACCAGGCGCTGGGGCGGCAGGCCGGTCCGGATCAGCACGTCGACGACCTGCTGGTAGTAGTCCGGCTGGTGCAGCTCGCGGCCGGAGACGTTCACCGTGACCTTCGCCGGAACGTTGCGTGGCCAGGTCGCCGCCTCCCGGCACGCGGTCTCCAGTACCCAGTGGTCCAGTGTGCTGATGAACCCGGTGCTCTCCGCGAGCGGAATGAACTCCACCGGTGAGACCGGCCCGCTGCCGGGCCGATTCCAGCGCAACAGCGCCTCCGCGCCGGTGACCGCGCCGGTGACGCTCTGGACGATCGGCTGGTAAGCGACCGTGAACTCACCGTTGGCCAGCGCAGAGCTCAGCATCAGCCAGCTCTCGCCGCTGGCGTCCCCGCTGCTGAACGTGCGGCCTCCGCCGCTGCACTTGGCTTCGTACAGCGCGATCTCGGCGCGGCTGCCCAGCAGCGACGGGGTGTCGCCGACCTGCCACGCCGCGACGCCTGCGGAGAACTCCGGCTGCGTCTCCCGGAACGCCTCCAACTGGGCGGTGAGTTCGCTGCAGGTCGTGCCGGGGCAGAGGAGCGCGAAGTCGTCCGAGCCGTGCCGGGCCATCACCGCGCCCGGACCGGCCTGCACCACCCAGTCGCGCGCGAACGTCCGCAGCCAGCGGTCACCCTCCGGCCGTCCCTGCCGCTCGTTGACCCGGGTGAACCCGTCGAGGTCGACGACCGCGACACTGAGCGGGCCGCCGGTGCGTTCCGCGTCGGTCAGCGCTTCCTGCAGCAGGTGGTCGAACCCGCGCCGGTTGGGGAGGCCGGTGAGCCCGTCGACGTCCGCCTCGGCGGCCGCCCGCACCAGCGAGCCGGTGATGAGGGCGATCAGGAGGTTCAGCCCGATCAGCACGACGACGACGCCCCAGGGCAGCGTGTCCCAGCCGAGCTTGGCCACAACGATCAGGCCCACGATGAGAGCCTCGGCGACGAGGCCGGCGGCCCAGTCGAAGAAGAAGAACGCGTACATCGAGACCGCGACCAGCAACGAGGCGATGGCGATCGCCTCGGGGTGGCCGCGCTGGAGCCAGACCTCGAACCCGATCAGCCCGATCGAGAGCAGGACGAGCCCGAAGAACGCGGAGCGCGGGAGCCGGCTGCCGAACAGTCCGACGCCGACCCCGGCGATCACCGCGCCCAGCGACACGACCGCGATCACCCGGAGCGTGGTGTCGTGCCGGATCTCGTCGACCGGCGAGACCAGCGCGACGAGGAAGCCGAGCACACCGCCGGTGACGTAACAGGCCGCGGCGGTGCGGGCCATCGCCGGGCCGGTCGCGATCACCGAGGAGCGGACGCCCTGCCGCGATCGGAAGGGGGTCCGGCGGTCAGCTCCGGCTCGGGACGGATCGGTCGCCATCGCCTCGCTCCTCTCCGTCGTCACTGCCGGGCCGCCGCCGGAACCGGAGGCGCGACGACCACCGGCGTCGAGCCGGGCGCCGCCGCGTGCAGGTTCACGGTGGAGGTCACCCGGTTCCGGCCGGCCTCCTTGGACGCGTAGAGCAGCCGGTCGGCGAGCCGCACGAGCTCGTCGCCGGAGTCCGCGTCCTCCGGCATCGTGGCCACCCCGATCGAGACGGTCACCGGCGCGGACCTCGTCGGGCTCACCGGCATCGGGGTGTCGCTCAGCGCGGATCGGACGCGCTCGGCGACCTCCCGGGCGATCGGCGGCACGGTGTTCGGGACCAGCACCGCGAACTCCTCGCCGCCGTAGCGGGCGATCAGTTCGCCGTCGCGCAGCGTCGCCTGGAGCCGGCGGGCGACCTCGCACAGCACGCGGTCGCCGCCGTGGTGTCCGTAGGTGTCGTTGACGGACTTGAAGTGGTCGATGTCGAGCAGCAGGACGGCGACACCGGCGCCGCGCAGCGCCCGCTCCGCCTCCACCGCCAGGCTGTGCTCGAAGTAGCGGCGGGTGTGCAGGCCGGTCAGCCCGTCGGTGATCGCGACCTCGCGCTGGGCGGCCACCAGCCCTACCATCCGCGCCAGCACCAACAGGTAGAGCACCCCGCAGGTCGCGCAGACCAGCGGCACGTAGAGCGGCGCGTCGCGGTGGTACTGGACGAGCAGCGTCGCCGGGGCGAGCAGCGACGCGATCGTGAGCAGCAGGAGGCGTCGGCGGCCCGCGTCCGGGCCCGCGGTCGGCGACCGTTCCTCGACCTGGCGCATGCTCGGATGCAGGCCCGCGACGCCGAGCGCGACGCTGGCGCACGTCACCAGCACCTCCGCCCAGGCCCAGCCGAGCGCAGGCCGTCCGGACAGCGTGGCGACGCTGAGCCCGGTGTCGGCCATCGTGAAGAGCACGAGGTAAGCGGCGAGCACTCTCAAGGCGGGCGGACGGAGTCCGGCACCGAGCATCAGCCGGGCTCCGAGCGCGAGCAACAGCAGGTCACCGAGCGGGAACGCGACGGCCGCGGTCCGCTCCGCGAGGCCGAGTTCCGCCCCGGACATGAGCGGATCGATCAGGTAGATCCAGGAGAGCAGCGAGGCCGAGACCGTCACGATCGCGGCGTCGATCAGGCCGGCGATGTCCCACGAGGGCGTGCGCCGCCGGACCAGCAGCAGGAGGCCGAGCGCGGTCAGGGGGTACTGGGCCACATAGATCAGCGTCAGCGGGCTGGGGTACGGCGGTTTCTCCATGCCGACCAGCGGCGCCAGGTAGGTCGGGACGTTCCCGCAGAAGAGCGCGAGGTGGCCCGCGCCGAGCAGAACCCACGCCACGTGAGCCGATGGGCGGTGGCGACGCACGCCGACCAGGACGGCGAGGCCCCCGGCCAGCTGCACCAGCAGGTAGACCGTGGCCCAGAGGACATCCACCTTCTCCACCCTTCCCGGCGGGGGGAGCGGTCAGGGTGCAGTTAAGGTGCAAAACGGTTGTTACGGGATGAGCGGCCCCGTCTCCCGGGTCAAGGCGAGTAGCCACTCGCGGGTCTCCGCCAGCTCGCCCGGCTCCAGATGCCCCTCGTAGAGCGACGCCGTCGCCGTGCCGTCCGCGGCCCGGATGACCAGCGTGCTGCGCTGGGGGTGCAGGCCGTCGGCGGCGAAGGCGGCCTTCCACCGCCGACCGTCCTCCTGCGCGCGGGCGAAGACCTGCGGCAAGTGGCCCAGCGCGGCCATCAACGTCGCGTGCTCGCGGGTGTTTTCGGCGCTGTCGGCGAGCTCCAGGTCGGCGAAGATCGCCCGGACGTACGCGCGAGCCAGGCGCCCTGGCCGGTCGTCGGCTGGGTCCAGGTGGGCGTCGACGGCGGCGGCGAACTGGTCGAGCAGATCGTCGACCAGCCCGGTGAAGAGCGCGTCTTTCGACGGGAAGTGGTGCAGCAACCCGCCCTTGGAGACGCCGGCCTCCCGTGCGACGACCTCGAGGCTGACCGCGGCGCCGTGGGCGAGGACGGCGCGAGCCGCGGCGTCCAGCAGCGTCCGGCGGGTTCGGGCTGCGTCGCGGGTGGGTCCGGCTGCCGCCATCGGGCTCCTTGTGATCGGGAAAACGTCGAACGCTGAGAATACCGGTGGGCTAACCGACCGTCTGGACGGTACGTTAAGCGCTATGACAACGACGCTGACACCGAAGTCGGAGCCGTTAGCCGGCCGCCGCGAGTGGGCCGCGCTGGCGGTGGTGACGCTTGCCGTGGTGGTCCTCGCGATCGACGCCACGGTGCTCTCGCTCGCGGTGCCCGCGCTCACCGCCGACCTCGCGCCCTCGGCGACGGCGTTGTTGTGGATCGGCGACGCGTACTCGTTCGCGCTGGCCGGGTTGCTGGTCACGATGGGCACGCTCGCCGACCGGATCGGCCGGAAGCGGCTGCTGCTGATCGGGGCGACCGGCTTCGCGCTCGCGTCGCTGCTCGCCGCGTTCGCGCCCGCTGCGGGGTGGCTGATCGCGGCCCGCGTCCTGCTCGGTGTCGCGGGTGCCACCCTCATGCCCTCGACGCTGTCGATCATCCGCACGCTCTTCGCGGACGCCCGGCAGCGCACCACCGCGATCGCGATCTGGTCGGCGGCGGCGGGCGGCGGTGCGGCGCTCGGACCGCTCGTCGGCGGTGTCCTGCTGGACCACTTCTGGTGGGGCTCGGTCTTCCTGATCAACGTCCCGGTGATGGTGCTGCTGGTCGGGTTCGGTGCGGTGCTGCTCCCCGAGTCGCGCGACCCGCGCCCGGGACCGTTCGACCTGCTCGGCGCCGGACTGTCGGTGGCGGCGATCGTGGCGCTGGTCTACGCGGTCAAGCACCTGGTGGCCGAAGGGGCGGACGGGGCATCGCTGCTGACCGCCGCCCTGGGCGTCGCCGCCGGAGTGGCGTTCGTGCGGCGTCAGCGCCGGGCGGCGTCCCCGCTCATCGACGTGCGGCTGTTCGCGCGTCCGGCGTTCGCGGGCGCGGTCGGGGCGAGTCTGCTGGCCGTGTTCGCGTTCAGCGGCCTGCTGTTCTTCTTCTCCCAGTACTTGCAGCTCGTCCGCGGGGACAGCCCCTCGATGGCGGGCGCCCGGGAGCTGCCGGCCACCGTGGCGTCGATCGCGGTCGTCGCGGTCGCCGGATGGCTGGTCGCCCGGTGGGGCCGCGGGCGGGTGATCGGCGGTGGGCTCCTGCTGGCCAGCGTCGGCTTCGGAGGGCTGGCGTTCGCGGAAGGGCTCGCGCAGTACCGGTGGCTCGCGCTGGCGCTGGTGCTGGTCGGTCTCGGCGTCGGGCTCGCGTTCACGCTCACCACCGACGCGGTGCTGGCGTCGGTGCCGGCCGACCGGTCGGGGTCGGCGTCGGCGGTGTCCGAAACCGCGTACGAGCTGGGCGTGGCGCTCGGGATCGCGGTGCTCGGCAGCGTCCAGACCGTGCTGTACCGGCGCGCGTTGCCGGCCGACGCGGGCGACGCGGCTCGGGAGTCGCTGGCCTCGGCCGCCGCGTCGAGCGAACCGATGGACGCGGCCCGGGAGGCGTTCGTCGAGGCGATGCAGGCGACGTCGGTGATCGCGGCGATCCTGCTGGCGTTCGCGGCCGTAGTGGCCTGGCGGGTCATCCCGTCCCATCGCACTCCGGTAGCCCACTGAGCCGACCGTTCCGTTGACCGCCTCCTGAGCAAGTGCTATGCATGCACTGTATGCATACGCGCTATGTATCGTTCGCCAGGAGGTCGTGTGCGCGAAGAACTGCTGGGCTTGCTGGCGAAGGAGCCCACCCACGGTTACGAGCTGAAACAGGCCGTGGAGACGGAGTTCGGTGAGCTGTGGCCCGCCGTGAACATCGGCCAGATCTACTCGACGCTGGGCCGGCTGGAGGCCGCGGGATTAGTGCGCTCGACGGCGGTCAGCCAGGACAGCCGCCCGGCGAAGAAGGTGTTCGAGCTGACCGCCGCGGGCCGCGAGGAGCTGCAGCAGTGGGTCGACGACGTGGTCCCCGTCGCGCGTGTCCGCGACCGATTCTTCGTCAAGCTCGTGCTGGCCGCACGGTTCCGCCTCGCCGATCCGATCACGCTGATCGACCGCCAGCGCCGGGCGTACCTGCGCCGGTTGCGCCAGCTCAACGAACTGGCCGAGCAAGCCCGTGGGCTGGCGGCGCGGTTGGCGGTCGAGGGTGCGGTGCTGCACCTGCAGGCCGACCTGACGTGGTTGGAGCGATGCGAAGAAGCGCTGTCACCCGGACCGACCGGAGGAAAACGATGACCACGCTGGTACAGACGTCCGGACTGGAGCGCTCGTACGGCGCCGGCGAGTCGCTGGTGCGTGCCGTCGATGGGATCGATCTGGCCGTGGGCGAGGGCGAGTTCGTCAGCGTCATGGGGCCCAGCGGCTGTGGCAAGTCGACGCTGCTGTACCTGCTGGCCGGGCTGCTGCCACCCAGCCGTGGCCAGATCACCCTCGGCGGCCAGCGGGTGGAGCGCCTGTCCCGCTCCGCCTGGGCGCGGCTCCGTCGGCGGCGCATCGGCTTCGTGTTCCAGAGCTACAA contains the following coding sequences:
- a CDS encoding OFA family MFS transporter, with the protein product MFSALDRRHTVAPPGFSRWLIPPAALAVHLCIGQAYATSVYKNSLIAHFDVSQTAIGIIFSIAIVMLGLSAAIGGTWVETNGPRKAMFVSACFWSTGFLVGALGIATEQLWLLYLGYGFLGGIGLGIGYISPVSTLIKWFPDRPGLATGLAIMGFGGGALIASPLSRQLLSFYDPGYDPSVASSIADGRALVLLFVTLGIGYFAIMMFGVFNVRVPPEGWRPHGFDPATVAAKPLVTTASVSAANAIKTRSFWLLWIVLFCNVTAGIGILEQASPMIQDFFRDGDTSAVGVSAAAGFVGVLSLFNMAGRFVWSSTSDVVGRRNIYLMYLGVGMVLYALLASVGDSATWLFVLLAGLILSFYGGGFATVPAYLRDLFGTYQVGAIHGRLLTAWSAAGVAGPLIVNGFLDAQGEPGSLTSSAYRPALFTMVAVLAVGFVANLLIRPVPERYHEEEAPPEPTAEARTEPATKEATT
- a CDS encoding MFS transporter small subunit, with the translated sequence MNKQTQTIRLVISWALVTVLLGYGVIQTLITAAKLFQ
- a CDS encoding SigE family RNA polymerase sigma factor; this encodes MQSDGESFDSYVAADGAALMRFAYALTGDHHLAEDLVQEGLVKAHRRWPRIDQPSAYVRKAVLRHYLSWRRRRSSSEVPAMDAVGREPAAGDHADVLADRHALGALLATLPRRQHAVLFLRFYEDLDDAAIGELLGCSPVTVRGHASRGLARLRASAQANNVHTGRPS
- the pgi gene encoding glucose-6-phosphate isomerase, with the protein product MSPKTVEIDATPEWAAVREHADRLRDTHLRDLFAAEADRADRLTVEAAGLVADYSKHRVDAAALESLFALARAADVEGHRDAMLRGEKINTTEDRAVLHTALRAPRDAEITVDGQNVVPQVHEVLDRMAGFSDRVRRGEWVGSTGRRIRTVVNIGIGGSDLGPRMAYEALKPYSHPEIACRFVSNVDGDDLAANLVGLDAEQTLFIVASKTFTTLETMTNARAARDWLVGQLGDEADVAKHFVAVSTNLSEVEKFGIDPANTFGFWDWVGGRYSFDSAIGLSLMVAIGPDGFRELLAGMRAVDEHFASAPLEQNLPAILAVLGIWYREFFDAQSHAVLPYAHYLSRFTDYLQQLDMESNGKRVRRDGSPVGYETGPVVWGTPGTNGQHAYYQLIHQGTTLIPVDFIAFLHPAHEVGNQHDLLTANVLAQAEALAFGKTAEQVAAEGIGAELVPHRTFPGNHPSTTLVVEKLTPRTLGALVALYEHKVFVQGAIWQINSFDQWGVELGKALAQRIVPELESDTEPELSHDASTNALIRRYRAARRG
- a CDS encoding bifunctional diguanylate cyclase/phosphodiesterase, with protein sequence MATDPSRAGADRRTPFRSRQGVRSSVIATGPAMARTAAACYVTGGVLGFLVALVSPVDEIRHDTTLRVIAVVSLGAVIAGVGVGLFGSRLPRSAFFGLVLLSIGLIGFEVWLQRGHPEAIAIASLLVAVSMYAFFFFDWAAGLVAEALIVGLIVVAKLGWDTLPWGVVVVLIGLNLLIALITGSLVRAAAEADVDGLTGLPNRRGFDHLLQEALTDAERTGGPLSVAVVDLDGFTRVNERQGRPEGDRWLRTFARDWVVQAGPGAVMARHGSDDFALLCPGTTCSELTAQLEAFRETQPEFSAGVAAWQVGDTPSLLGSRAEIALYEAKCSGGGRTFSSGDASGESWLMLSSALANGEFTVAYQPIVQSVTGAVTGAEALLRWNRPGSGPVSPVEFIPLAESTGFISTLDHWVLETACREAATWPRNVPAKVTVNVSGRELHQPDYYQQVVDVLIRTGLPPQRLVLEVTESTMEADSPVALDALRRLRADGVRIAIDDFGTGYSSLSRLHHLPADILKIDRSFTASIGPHDAGAPLIAAITGLAHALGLTTVAEGVEHRYQADVLARHGCDENQGWLHGRPDAPALIHAALAAQARRSAVTFEQHTGVR
- a CDS encoding GGDEF domain-containing protein, with translation MDVLWATVYLLVQLAGGLAVLVGVRRHRPSAHVAWVLLGAGHLALFCGNVPTYLAPLVGMEKPPYPSPLTLIYVAQYPLTALGLLLLVRRRTPSWDIAGLIDAAIVTVSASLLSWIYLIDPLMSGAELGLAERTAAVAFPLGDLLLLALGARLMLGAGLRPPALRVLAAYLVLFTMADTGLSVATLSGRPALGWAWAEVLVTCASVALGVAGLHPSMRQVEERSPTAGPDAGRRRLLLLTIASLLAPATLLVQYHRDAPLYVPLVCATCGVLYLLVLARMVGLVAAQREVAITDGLTGLHTRRYFEHSLAVEAERALRGAGVAVLLLDIDHFKSVNDTYGHHGGDRVLCEVARRLQATLRDGELIARYGGEEFAVLVPNTVPPIAREVAERVRSALSDTPMPVSPTRSAPVTVSIGVATMPEDADSGDELVRLADRLLYASKEAGRNRVTSTVNLHAAAPGSTPVVVAPPVPAAARQ
- a CDS encoding TetR/AcrR family transcriptional regulator; its protein translation is MAAAGPTRDAARTRRTLLDAAARAVLAHGAAVSLEVVAREAGVSKGGLLHHFPSKDALFTGLVDDLLDQFAAAVDAHLDPADDRPGRLARAYVRAIFADLELADSAENTREHATLMAALGHLPQVFARAQEDGRRWKAAFAADGLHPQRSTLVIRAADGTATASLYEGHLEPGELAETREWLLALTRETGPLIP
- a CDS encoding MFS transporter, whose amino-acid sequence is MTTTLTPKSEPLAGRREWAALAVVTLAVVVLAIDATVLSLAVPALTADLAPSATALLWIGDAYSFALAGLLVTMGTLADRIGRKRLLLIGATGFALASLLAAFAPAAGWLIAARVLLGVAGATLMPSTLSIIRTLFADARQRTTAIAIWSAAAGGGAALGPLVGGVLLDHFWWGSVFLINVPVMVLLVGFGAVLLPESRDPRPGPFDLLGAGLSVAAIVALVYAVKHLVAEGADGASLLTAALGVAAGVAFVRRQRRAASPLIDVRLFARPAFAGAVGASLLAVFAFSGLLFFFSQYLQLVRGDSPSMAGARELPATVASIAVVAVAGWLVARWGRGRVIGGGLLLASVGFGGLAFAEGLAQYRWLALALVLVGLGVGLAFTLTTDAVLASVPADRSGSASAVSETAYELGVALGIAVLGSVQTVLYRRALPADAGDAARESLASAAASSEPMDAAREAFVEAMQATSVIAAILLAFAAVVAWRVIPSHRTPVAH
- a CDS encoding PadR family transcriptional regulator, translating into MREELLGLLAKEPTHGYELKQAVETEFGELWPAVNIGQIYSTLGRLEAAGLVRSTAVSQDSRPAKKVFELTAAGREELQQWVDDVVPVARVRDRFFVKLVLAARFRLADPITLIDRQRRAYLRRLRQLNELAEQARGLAARLAVEGAVLHLQADLTWLERCEEALSPGPTGGKR